In Nostoc sp. UHCC 0926, a single genomic region encodes these proteins:
- the namA gene encoding NADPH dehydrogenase NamA: MAHLFEPFKIREVTFRNRIAVSPMCQYSSTNGYANDWHVIHLASRAVGGAGIVITEAAAVEAGGRISPQDLGIWSDAHIETLAKTVALIHNFGAVAGIQLAHAGRKASTAKPSKGGKALDESQEGWRPLVSSSAIAFSKDSPVPEALSLQGIQEVIEAFVEATKRSLEAGFKIVEIHAAHGYLLHQFLSPLSNQRQDDYGGSFENRTRLLREVVQAVREVWPETYPLWVRLSATDWVDKGWDIEQSIALSDKLKSLGVDLIDTSSGGIIPGINIPIKPGYQTEFAERIRREANIHTGAVGLITSSEQADEIIRTEVADIVLLGRELLRNPYWPHLAAKQLGHDKLWPVQYDRAWL, translated from the coding sequence GTGAAGTTACCTTTCGCAACCGCATCGCTGTTTCACCGATGTGTCAATATTCCAGTACAAATGGATATGCTAATGATTGGCACGTTATTCATCTAGCTTCTCGCGCAGTTGGCGGTGCAGGTATAGTGATAACAGAAGCAGCAGCTGTAGAAGCTGGCGGACGCATTAGCCCCCAAGATTTGGGAATCTGGTCAGATGCACACATTGAAACTTTAGCCAAAACTGTGGCATTGATTCATAACTTTGGAGCTGTTGCAGGTATTCAACTTGCTCATGCAGGTAGAAAAGCCAGCACTGCTAAACCCAGTAAGGGAGGAAAAGCGCTAGATGAATCTCAGGAAGGTTGGCGTCCCTTGGTTTCGAGTAGTGCGATCGCCTTTAGCAAAGATAGCCCAGTTCCAGAAGCCCTAAGTCTTCAGGGAATTCAGGAAGTTATTGAAGCCTTTGTCGAAGCTACTAAACGTTCTCTGGAAGCTGGTTTCAAGATAGTTGAAATCCATGCTGCCCACGGTTATCTACTGCACCAGTTTCTCTCACCTCTTTCTAACCAACGGCAAGATGATTATGGTGGCAGCTTTGAAAACCGGACTCGTCTGCTTAGAGAAGTTGTTCAAGCAGTCCGAGAGGTTTGGCCTGAGACATATCCACTGTGGGTACGTCTTTCTGCCACCGATTGGGTAGATAAGGGTTGGGACATCGAGCAAAGTATCGCTTTAAGTGACAAACTTAAGTCTCTAGGAGTTGATCTCATCGATACTTCATCGGGCGGTATTATACCGGGCATCAATATACCAATTAAACCTGGTTATCAGACTGAGTTTGCCGAACGCATCCGCCGCGAAGCCAATATCCATACAGGAGCCGTAGGCTTAATTACATCCTCTGAGCAAGCTGACGAGATTATTCGCACAGAAGTAGCTGATATAGTGCTGTTAGGACGTGAACTACTCCGCAATCCTTACTGGCCACATCTGGCAGCCAAACAGTTAGGACACGATAAACTCTGGCCTGTTCAATACGACCGAGCTTGGCTATGA